Proteins from a genomic interval of Kitasatospora herbaricolor:
- a CDS encoding TetR family transcriptional regulator produces MTRRLQHDVGVNGSNGDSADGRRTSRTGAAAGASTGRRAAAPAARPRGGRVRMTGKQRREQLLDIGRSVFAERGYDGTSVEEIAERAGVSKPVVYEHFGGKEGLYAVVVDREMQLLLDMVTGALTGGHSRELLEQAAFALMDYIDTSTDGFKILVRDSPVAQSTGTFASLISDIATQVEDILGLEFKARGFDARLAPMYSQMLVGMVALTGQWWLEVRKPGKAEVAAHLVNLAWHGLEGMERHPKLVGDRKA; encoded by the coding sequence ATGACCCGTCGGCTGCAGCATGATGTAGGGGTGAACGGGAGCAACGGAGACAGCGCAGACGGCCGGCGGACCTCGCGGACGGGGGCCGCGGCGGGTGCCTCGACCGGCCGGCGCGCCGCTGCCCCGGCGGCCCGGCCGCGCGGCGGCCGGGTCCGGATGACCGGCAAGCAGCGCCGTGAGCAGCTGCTCGACATCGGGCGTTCCGTGTTCGCCGAGCGGGGGTACGACGGGACGTCGGTGGAGGAGATCGCCGAGCGTGCCGGGGTGTCCAAGCCGGTGGTGTACGAGCACTTCGGGGGCAAGGAGGGGCTGTACGCGGTGGTGGTGGACCGCGAGATGCAGCTGTTGCTGGACATGGTGACGGGGGCGTTGACCGGGGGGCATTCTCGGGAGTTGCTGGAGCAGGCGGCGTTCGCGTTGATGGATTACATCGACACGTCGACGGACGGTTTCAAGATCCTGGTGCGGGATTCGCCGGTGGCCCAGTCGACGGGGACGTTCGCGTCGTTGATCAGTGACATCGCGACGCAGGTGGAGGACATTCTGGGGCTGGAGTTCAAGGCCCGGGGGTTCGACGCGCGGTTGGCGCCGATGTATTCGCAGATGTTGGTGGGGATGGTGGCGCTGACGGGTCAGTGGTGGCTGGAGGTGCGCAAGCCGGGGAAGGCCGAGGTGGCGGCGCATCTGGTGAATCTGGCCTGGCACGGCCTGGAGGGGATGGAGCGGCATCCGAAGCTGGTGGGTGACCGGAAGGCCTGA
- a CDS encoding acyl-CoA desaturase, whose protein sequence is MTVQAGQERTSPPDPTPQQLVSATRGGEKQGTAERVTLALFIGVPFLALLAAVPVAWGWGVGWLDLVIATVMYFVACHGITIGFHRYFTHGAFKANRALRLTLAVAGSLAIEGPLVRWVADHRKHHRFSDKEGDPHSPWRYGESVPALLKGLWWAHMGWLFDEEQTPQQKYAPDLIADPAIRAISRLFWVWTLISMMLPPLVGGLVTMSWQGALTAFFWGSLVRVALLHHVTWSINSICHAIGERPFKSRDRSGNVWWLAVLSCGESWHNLHHADPTSARHGVLRGQIDSSARLIRWFEKAGWARDVRWPDAERIAARRAA, encoded by the coding sequence ATGACTGTCCAGGCAGGCCAGGAACGCACTTCGCCGCCCGATCCCACTCCCCAGCAGCTGGTCTCCGCCACCCGTGGTGGCGAGAAGCAGGGGACCGCCGAGCGGGTCACGCTCGCGCTGTTCATCGGCGTGCCCTTCCTCGCGCTGCTCGCCGCCGTGCCGGTGGCCTGGGGCTGGGGTGTCGGCTGGCTCGATCTCGTGATCGCGACCGTCATGTACTTCGTGGCGTGCCACGGGATCACCATCGGCTTCCACCGCTACTTCACGCACGGTGCCTTCAAGGCGAACCGGGCGCTGCGGCTGACCCTGGCGGTGGCCGGCAGCCTGGCGATCGAGGGGCCGCTGGTGCGCTGGGTGGCGGACCACCGCAAACACCACCGCTTCAGCGACAAGGAGGGCGACCCGCACTCGCCCTGGCGCTACGGCGAGAGCGTCCCGGCCCTGCTGAAGGGCCTGTGGTGGGCGCACATGGGCTGGCTCTTCGACGAGGAGCAGACCCCGCAGCAGAAGTACGCGCCGGACCTCATCGCCGACCCGGCCATAAGGGCGATCTCGCGGCTGTTCTGGGTCTGGACGCTGATCTCGATGATGCTGCCGCCGCTGGTCGGCGGGCTGGTCACGATGTCCTGGCAGGGGGCGCTGACGGCGTTCTTCTGGGGCTCGCTGGTACGGGTCGCGCTCCTGCACCACGTGACCTGGTCGATCAACTCGATCTGCCACGCGATCGGGGAGCGGCCGTTCAAGTCGCGGGACCGCTCCGGCAACGTCTGGTGGCTGGCGGTGCTGTCCTGCGGGGAGTCCTGGCACAACCTGCACCACGCGGACCCGACCTCGGCCCGGCACGGGGTACTGCGCGGGCAGATCGACTCGTCCGCCCGGCTGATCCGGTGGTTCGAGAAGGCGGGCTGGGCGCGTGACGTCCGCTGGCCGGACGCGGAGCGGATCGCCGCCCGCCGCGCCGCATGA